The following proteins are encoded in a genomic region of Maribacter hydrothermalis:
- a CDS encoding pyridoxamine 5'-phosphate oxidase family protein, whose product MIYSFFEELSTEIHNGITERGHPFRFITMATVGNETIARLRTVVLREVSEDLRLTIYTDSRTQKIKHITVNNQVSFLLYHPEKMLQLKVEGTTQIVTDTDRLSTTWQNIQPNSRKDYITETSPGSAIKNPDHVEYIEEENYFAILDIIPTKIEYLKLQRPNHIRALFTKTDDNWNGEFLVP is encoded by the coding sequence ATGATCTATTCATTTTTTGAAGAATTAAGTACTGAAATACATAACGGAATAACCGAGAGAGGTCACCCGTTCAGGTTCATTACTATGGCTACGGTAGGCAATGAAACTATTGCCCGCTTACGTACCGTTGTACTTCGTGAGGTTAGCGAAGATTTGCGCCTAACTATATATACCGATAGCCGCACGCAGAAGATAAAACACATTACCGTAAATAATCAGGTTAGCTTTTTACTTTATCATCCTGAAAAAATGCTACAATTAAAAGTTGAAGGGACAACCCAAATAGTAACCGATACCGATAGATTATCTACGACTTGGCAAAATATTCAACCCAACAGCAGAAAAGATTACATTACAGAAACTAGCCCGGGCAGTGCAATTAAAAACCCTGATCATGTGGAATATATTGAAGAAGAAAACTACTTCGCCATACTAGATATTATTCCAACAAAAATTGAATACTTAAAACTACAACGGCCCAATCATATTAGGGCATTATTTACAAAGACCGATGATAATTGGAACGGCGAATTTTTAGTTCCTTAA